Within Crassostrea angulata isolate pt1a10 chromosome 2, ASM2561291v2, whole genome shotgun sequence, the genomic segment aagaaataggatttaaataaaagacattatttcattgtaatattaaatacaCGGAGGGTACAGTGAAAGAATAAAAACTGGCTAAATTCGCAACccctcgggcctttccggcagatCTCGGAAAAACTCCAAAACAAACCAGATATCGAATTTATTAGCATCACCAGATGTTAGATCTTATAAAAAATGGAGTCACTTCCCATCAATTTATTTATCGGCTAGACAATTTTGTATGTCTTTTCATTGTTATATTTTGGGTATATCATTGGATTATATGAAGTCTATTACAAATCTCAAGAGATCATAAATTgagttgtatttttattaagttttatataaaGGGGATTGTGAAGAACGCCTATATAATACAtacaacgttttcttttcgaGCTCTGTCGGAaatactgtacatatgtcaaataagcgaaaaaaaattgttgattaacaatgaaaaactaaaaaattcaattcagtaagtaacaacaaaaccCCCTTTGGGAATCGAACTCGGGTTGTACGGATGTGCGGAACTCAAGCGCATTATTTGCTAcacaaagaaatagaaataaaataggTACCTATACAGGTGTATATGTCGTTTGCTTGTTTTAAGAAATAAGaagcaataaaatatattacaataaattaTCCTTCAAAAAGCCATGCACAGTATATAGATATAGTTTGTTACAattgtaatttattaatttcGTATGTTTACCTATTTAATGTGGAACGGTATGCATGAAAAGCATCTGCTTGcgacaaatatatatatatctgcttATCATTAGTCTCTCTTTTTGTAGTCTAATATAAGCTAAAAGAAGTCCTAAACTATGCATCTCGATCTATGTTCTTTGATCGATGACAATAATGATGAATAAATGTGTCAGCTTATTCATTTTATCTTAAAACGAGTTGGCAATATGATTTTTCACATCAAAGAAAAACACACTAGTAATTGCATTATTGCTTACTAAAATATcctgtttgatatttatatgtaaatcGCGTCTATAGAGTTTGATGCAATAATGAGACTATACAAACTAATCTAATGGAATTGGTTATATTTACACAACcatcatacaatataataacaAGACGAAAGAGGGAAAATCTTGTTTGCAAATGGCTTCGTTATATTGTCGTCTGCGAGTCTATTTCCATCAGGTGCGCACGTAAAATCAAACATCATTTAATCCCGGGTTCAGATCAATAGCTACACTATAAAGAAGAGTGATAATTATAAAGGTATTGATCCACACACCTATCCCCAACCTGTCTGCAGCCTGTGGCCTCATCATGTTTTCTCCTTATTCAACCTGAGTTCGTGTACAAATGAAGCCGCGGAGAagtcaatcgcaacttctcgagGTTGTTCCCCCTGAGCTCTGCAGGAAAGGCTCGAGGAGTTGCGATTGCCTTGCAAGTGTCAACAGGTTCAGGTGAGAGAGTACTTATATACCACGGGAAATCATGGATGAATCGGGGAAGGAATGGCGGTGTGTCGGCAAGGTGGAAGAGCTAGCCAGAAAAAAGTGCCAGCGGTTATATTCGGCGGGCGGAAAAACGTGGGACCTGGCGCTGTTTCACAGCAAGGGGGTGTTCTATGCGATGGAAGCCTGGTGCTCACATCTAGGTAAATATTGAGCATCTATGTCTTAAGAATGTTTAAATCGATAATTACATACTCATTTTGAATCAGCAAAATCAATCTCTTTTTCTCTATCtcaagaacccccccccccccaaaaaaaaaaaaaattaaccccaAAATCCgcgaaagatattttttaaataagcgaaaaaaaaattgttgattaatttttaatattgcttTATGAATAGTTGttaggtttttttaatttccctTCATTATCTTATCAAACGCTTGTTCTAAATGTAaggtataatatataatttgatttgtgcaatatctaaacaaaaaaCGCTTTCTTTGGTCATTCATTAAGGGAGCgattttgcagaaaaaataacataacccgATATGGCAGTTGCAACATTACAGAAAAAATACGTAACATTCAAGCTGCAATATTGCTACCTTTATTACCCGcataaatcatcaaagaaaaaaaattcttgctagataacaacatatatacacatctctttttttgttaataacttAAGGGTTTGATCGTAAATAGTaagtaaaatcaaataaataattgttttatgtaCATCGGTACTTTAAATCAATGAACTAGCCAAGTCGTCTTAAATGGAAATTTGCAATTGAGTCtgatatcatcatgattattattTGTTGCAATCCGTGATTGTTTTTATGTTGCTGACAGTTTCGACTAaacgataaacagggcgtgtagatttcagtcctgtcagtttctacagagctatgaattacaatcaatttctgACAGGAAAAGAGGAATTCATAATTGgtgtatgtaaatatatattaattttgtaattgatATGTATAacgttacatgtacatatatgtcaTCTACAGTGGGTGATTATGTATTCATCATACCCGATGAGAGTTGGGGAAAATATGCACTCATTAAATATCAAAAGCTATAGACAAACACCGGAAGTGAACAGTGTTTGGACGAATCAtaaccgctgacaagacttagtacttgaaaataatcgataaatgcGATGTAATGTATTCAGAAGCATTGATTTTCAAggatatttattcataaataatttttaaaatagctTGGTATTTTAATTGTACGAACAATTCAGATAATTTTGTAGTCGTATGAATTCGGAatacgagactatattgaactctggcgtaggaatatttctctctgcttgtcggagatttacagagacagccgagcgtctggttgaacgagacaacAATGAACACTGGCTAGTTGAACGAgacaagagttcaatattgctcgATTTGATTCCTTAAATAtccaaaaatatttagattactGATACATGggtttattaaattaattatatctataaatattacacaacatgattcctTTGAGGATTTATCataattcttgtcggaaaaacCCCAAAATTCATACCGGTGTtagtaaaaatgtatatcattCTAATACTGGTATACTGTACAGATACATCCTTAAGCAAGTATTTGCCATTCAAAgttacatatcgttgattttaaaccaaataataatccataaaatcaactcccatcagtacctccgtactttgatttaatattgATAACAAAAGAACACATAAAATGTCCATCAAAAATTCCATATAACGCATGCGCATTTTTGATTTGTACAGGAGGACCTCTGTTTACCGGTGATATCGAGGACTATAAAGGTCGGTGTCACGTGATGTGTCCATGGCACGGGTATATGTTTGACCTCAAAGATGGATCTAATGAAATTGGACTCAAGGTACGTAATACTATATACGGTGAACAATCTTGATTGTGATGTTCCTTTTCAATAGCAGATGGCCGGAAATGTTACAAGCACCAAATTTAGAATGCAATGTTGTTATGGttgccatatatttttttttctttttttttttattgaggaggggggaggggggggggggttgggggtgattttaatttttatatttaggtACACGTTGGAAagggttgtttttttaaataatacacaACTCAAGTCCCTTTACTGTTTTAAGCACCGTGTATATTATCAAATGAATTCATTAATAAGAAGTGTTGAATGAGGGGTACTTGTTTATTAGGATGATCACCATATCTAGTAATTGCAGATTAATGTATGAACATTTGTCAATATACGCgtttatatagaaaatttaaatcaaacttcttatatttacatatatatatataagaactTAACTAATGGGCTAAGAAAAAAGCCCGGTATTTAGTAAGTTCAATTGTTTATTGAAATGAGAAAGCATGTAAAAATTCGAGCATGAAATATGAACAGCGAAAGTTTTGTTCCAACTCTTTTGGTATATATGTTTCAGCAAGAAGTTCACGACGTCAAAATAGAAAATGGAGACGTGTATATCCTATATAGGACGGAGCTAAGCCTTACAACACCCGAATGAAAAACTGGTGCGCGACAAGATAGAATTCTTACAGTTGAAAAACCCTAATCATTGTCAACGTGTATAACTTTTCATACCTTAATTTTGGTTTTTcgtttacaatatacatgtatgtctatttCAATGCATCCGAGacaattaatcatttttatctaTACGTGTGCATGTGAAATATAAAGTAATGTGTTTAGTAGGCAGAGAAAGACTTGATTTGACGACCCAAAGTTTATTGACATCAGTTACcctgaaatcatttaaatttgtggtggtttaattttcataaaaaaatgtaagttttttacatttaattaacGCATGACTACATATTTACAAAACTCATGCATGAACTTGTATTAAATGTAttctttaaatttgaatatgaaaaataacttagattgaatatttaccttttaataaaaaaaaacaggtagtttttttttggtttttacttAAATCAAAAACTGAATCCCTTTTTTCTAAATCTGAATTATGTACACACGTTAGAATCATTCGAGTAAATATAACCATAGGAAAGCCACCTAACGCAACAATGGGCTTCAATCCAACCGGAGAATTTCATTCCGTCATCGCACATGCATACAAATAAGAAATGAACAACAAACATGGAGGAGAGAAAGGGTTAAAAAGAATTTGCTCcgtaaaaaagaataaaacataACAGGGTTTATCAGTCATTTACATATTCGTCATCCTATTTGAATAATCCCGCCCATTCCACTGGAGGGATGGTCTTGTCCGGTGTATAACTGACTGTCAGGAATTCTCATCAAACGGTTACACCCCGCCCCTTTACAACAGAAGTTGCATTCAATTGGTTCGCCTGCTTTGCCAGTGGGCGTGTTCTGTTTTGATAGACACTTCGGATCGTCTGCTGTTACTATCCACCATTTGTTGAAGCACTCGTTTTCGGAGACACATCTGCGAAATGAGGTCGtttataaattgattaaaattaaaaaagtgaaGTAAATCATTAAAGTATTTATATTAAAGGAATCAGTATCATATAATATCCTTTCTATAAACATACTTCATGTTCATATATTCGCAAAACTTCACTGTCagcatta encodes:
- the LOC128173643 gene encoding Rieske domain-containing protein-like, whose translation is MDESGKEWRCVGKVEELARKKCQRLYSAGGKTWDLALFHSKGVFYAMEAWCSHLGGPLFTGDIEDYKGRCHVMCPWHGYMFDLKDGSNEIGLKQEVHDVKIENGDVYILYRTELSLTTPE